ATGCGAGGTGACGACGACGCGGTTGTCCTCGCCCAGTTCGAGCCGCTCGCGGACCGACTCCCCGTCGTACAGCAGGTCGTCGACCGACCCGGCCCACGCCCGCCCACCCGTCCCCCGGACGCTGTCGACGAACCGCCGGAGTCGGGACATATCTCCCCCTGTCGCGCGCTAGGTCTTGAAACTGTGGCCCGGAGTCTCGCGATCGATACGCGGGACAGTCGGGTAGGCACCTCATTACTACCTCGGTGACCGCGCGAACGCGACGCATGTTCGACGCCCTCCGGTCGAAGCCGGTCGCGGCGGCCTGTCGCTGGGCGCTGGTCGTCGCGGTCACCGGCGTCGAGGCGGCGGCGCTGTCGGTCTGGTTGGCGCTGCTCGTCGGGGCGACCCCCGTCTCGCGGGCGGTCGCCGTCGGCGTAGTCGTGCTCGCCGCCGGCCTCCTCGTCGGCCAGTTCCTGATCGACGTGGCCGTCAACGGGCCCGCCGTCGGGTTCCCGCTCGGACGGACGCTCGGCGTCGCCCTCAGCGAGACCGCGCTCTGGACGGGGTGGCTGGCCGCCGTCGCCGCCCTCGGCGGCCCGCGCGGCGCGTTCGTCGGCGGCGTCGCCTTCGCCGTCGCGCTCGCCGTCCAGCACACCGCCGAGGTCGACGCCCTCCGCGGGGCGCCGCTGGGGTCGCGACTCGTCGACCCCAGCACCGTCGGCTACAGCCTCGTCACCGCCGCCGGGGCGACCGCCTGGCTCTCCCTGGAGACGGGACTCGCGAGCGTCGGCCCGCTCGCCGGCCTCGCCGCGGACGCCGGCTTCGCGCCCGAAACGGTCGGGTTCGTCGCGCTCGCCGGCGCGTTGCTGGTCGAACACGTCGTCGGCGTCGCGGTCGCGCGTCGCGAGTGCGCCGAGCGGACGGCGCCGACCTGGTTCCGCCGGCGTTCGTGGACGTGAGCGCGGCGGCCGGGCGCCCCCGGAGACGCGGTCGCCCGCGACTGTCGGATCCGCTGGCTACAAACCCGCGCGCGTTCCACGTGAGGGTATGAGCGACGACACCGTCAGGTGCTGGCTGGTCGACCGGATCTCCCGCGACGAGAACCTCGTCACGCTGGTGTACGCGACCCCCGACGGCGAGCGCCAGCTCACCAAACAGCTCTCCTTCCGGTTGCTCTCGCGCAAGCCCACTACGGCGGCCGTCGACGTCGACCCCGAGAAGCTGGAGCCGACGGCCGACGACGAGCGCGAGCGCTACGCGACGCAGGCCCGGTCGATGGCCGACTCGCACGACCCCGACGACGAGGTCTGAGCCGGTCGCCGGCCCCGTCGCCGACGCTCGCGGATCCGTCCGTCGGAGGCCGAGAGTGTATCAAAACCTAAATCGGAGGGCGCGAAAGGCCCGGCCATGCCAGCGATCGAACTCGACGGCGTGGCGAAACGCTTCGACGACGTCACCGCCTTGCGGGGGGTCGACATGACCGTCGAGGACGGGGACGTGTTCGGGTTTCTGGGGCCCAACGGCGCCGGCAAGACGACGACCATCGACATCCTCCTCGATTTCGTCCGGCCGACCGCCGGCTCGGCCGAAGTCCTCGGGATGGACGCCCGCGAGGACTCGGAAGCCATCCGGGAGCGACTGGGGGTGCTCCCGGAGGGCTATGACCTGTACGACCGGCTGACCGGCCGCCACCACATCGAGTTCGTCGGCGAGGCCAAGCGGGCCGACCCCGACCCGGAGGCCATCGCCGAGCGCGTCGGCCTCGACCGCGAGGACTTGGACCGGACAGTCGAGGGCTACTCCCGCGGGATGGCCCAGCGGCTCGCGCTGGGGATGGCCCTCGTCGGCGAACCGGACCTGCTTATCCTCGACGAGCCCTCCTCGGGACTCGACCCCAACGGCGCGCGCCTGATGCGCCGGATCGTCCGCGAGGAGAACGAGCGCGGCGCGACGGTCTTTTTCTCCAGTCACATCCTCGGACAGGTCGAAGCCGTCTGCGACCGCGTCGCAATCCTCCAGGACGGCGAGGTGATCGCCGTCGACACCGTCGAGGGGCTGCGCGAGGCGACCGACACCGGGACGCGCCTGGTCGTCAGCGTCGCCCCCGACGACATCGAGGCGGCCGCCGACGCCGCCCGCGACGTCGACGCCGTCGAGGACGCCGCCGTCGAGGGCGACGACCTGGTCGTGACCGTCGACAGCGACGCGAAGATGACCGTCCTCACCGCCATCGAGGACGCCGGGGTCGCGGTCGACGACTTCGAGACCGAGGAGGCGTCGCTGGAGGACCTGTTCGCCGCCTACACCGACGCGGGGGCCGACGCCGCCCCGGCGGCGACCGCGGGCGGCGGGAGCGATGCGGACGCCGACGGCGACGACGGCGACGACGCCGACGACGCCGACGGTGGTGCGGAGGGAGAGGCCGACGGCGAAGACGGAGGTGAGGACCGATGAGCGCGGATTCGGGGAACGAGAGCGGCGGTCTCGACGGCGCGCTCCGGGACGCGTTCGACTGGTACCCGGTCGCCAAAAAGGAGTTCCGCGACGCCATCCGGTCGAAGGGGCTGTGGGTTCTCTCCTTCCTGTTCACGGCGCTGTTCGTCATCCCGGCCGCGCGCAACTGGTGGACCCTGCGCGGTGCCCAGCAGGTGCCGCGCCGCCTGCAGGAGTTCGGTCTGCAGACGGCGATCTCCCGGCCGTACCTGGACATCGTCACGCTGCTGGTGCCCATCGTCGTCATCTTCGCGGCCTACGCGGCGGTCTCCGACGAGCGCACCAGCGGGTCGCTGAAGGTCCTCCTGTCGCTGCCGTTCTCCCGCCGCGACGTGATCGTCGGGAAAGTGGTCGGCCGGAGCGCCGTCGTCGGCGTCCCGCTGCTCGCCGCGCTCGGGCTGACGGGCCTGTTTTTCGCCGTCTCGCCGTTCACGTTCAAGATCGGCGTCTTCGCGTGGTTCGTCCTGTTCACGGTCGCGTTCACCCTGGTCTTCACCGCCTTCGTCGTCAGCATCTCCGGCGCGATGTCGACGAACCTCCGGTCGCTGGCCGGCGCCGGCATCGTCTACTTCTATCTCTCCTTCGGCTGGAACGCGCTCGCGAACTCGATCGGCGACGTGCTCGCCAACTACGCCGGAATCGAGGGCGCGCTGCGCTGGCAGATCGTCCTGTTCGTCAAACTGCTGAGCCCGACCCAGGCGTACAAGACGCTGACCAACTCGATGCTCGGCGAGGGCGCGGGCGCCGCGACGACCGCCCGCTACGGCATGTTCCAGCAGAGTCAGGAGGCCATGAGCACCATCTGCGGCGGCGTGCTCGGTGGGACCCCGTCGGTCCGCCAGACCATGTTCGGTAACCAGACCGTCTGCGAAGCGGGCGGCTCCGGCGTCCCGTTCTACTTCTCGGACCCCGCCGTCTTCGCGAGTTTCCTCGTCTGGATCGGCCTCGCCGCCGCGATCAGCTACTACACCTTCGACCGGGTGGACCTCTAACCGTCGTTCGTTCCGGTCGTATCCGATTCGTTCGTTCCGGTCGTATCCGATTCGTTCGTCCCCTCCGGTGGCGCTTTGCTCCGAGATCGGCGACTCCGACAGCGCTCGCCGTCCCTGTCGAGAGCCGTGGCGCCGTCGTGCTAGAGTGCCGCGCCGAACAGCCCCAGGACGGTCTGGAGGAGGAGGAACACGAGCGCGAGCACGAAGAGCGCGACCACTGTCACGATGACGACCGTCTGGAGAGTCGAGTCCTCGCTCGTAGCGGCCCCGTCGCCCCTGCCGACTTCGCCGTCGCCGTCGATGTACCCCATCGACCGAAGTGTTCCGGTCGCGGAGTCGTCCGGGCCCTCCTCCCCCACGTCGACGTTTCCATCTGCACCCCCTGTCTCGGAACTGTTCAGCTCCCCTCTCCCGCGGTCCGGTCCCCCGTCGCCGTTTCGGCTCATATGTATTCGAGTCGACAGACGGGGATAAGCTTTCTCCAGCGATCCGGCCCCGACCCCGCTCGCGACGCCGGCGTCAGGCCCCCACCTCGACGCCGTACTCCCGCAGTTTCGACTCGAACGCCTCGACGCCGTCCAGTGTCTCGACCCCGTGTTCGGCGGCGTCGTCGCGTTTGGTCTGGCCCGGATTCGACCCGAGGACGAGGAAGTCCGTGTTGCTCGACACCGAACTCGTCGCCGAGCCGCCGGCCCGCTCGACCAGATCCTGGGCGTCGCCGCGGGTGTAGCCGTCGAGCGACCCGGTGAAGACGAAGGTGAGCCCGTCGAGCGCGTCACCGGTCTCCGTCTCGGCTTCCCGGGGGTCGACGTGGGCGAGCAACCGGTCGAGCACGTCGCGGTTGGCCTCGCTGTCGAAGAAGTCGCGGATCTCCGCCGCGACGGTCGGCCCCACGTCCTCGACGGCCTGGAGGTCGTCCTCGCCGGCCGCGCGGACGGCGTCGAAGGTGCCGAAGTACCGGGCGAGCGACGCGGCGACGGTCTCGCCGACCTCGGGGATGCCGATGGCGGTGAGGAAATCGGCGAGCGGCGGCTCGCGGGCCTCGTCGAGTTCGGCGATCAGGTTCTCGGCGCTCCTCGCCCCCCACCCCTCCAGGTCGGTCAGGTCCTCGACCGTCAGCTCGTAGAGGTCTGCCACGTCGGCGACGAGGCCGGCGTCGAGCAGTTGCTGGACGCGCTCCTCGCCGACCCCCTCGATGTCGAGGCCCTTGCGGGAGGCGTAGTGCTGGACCGACCGCTCGCGCTGGGCGCGACAGCCCAGCCCCCCCGAGCAGAAGGCCATCGGACCGTCGCGCTCGACGGGGCTGGCGCAGACCGGGCAGGTCTCGGGGAACGCGAAGTGACCGTCGCCGTCGGCGTCGGTGACCTCGGCGACCTCGGGGATCACGTCGCCCGCGCGGCGGACGCGGACCTCGTCGCCGATCCCCACGCCGAGGCGCTCGATCTCGGCGGGGTTGTGCAGGGAGGCCCGCGAGACCGTGACGCCGCCGACTTCGACGGGGTCCATCAGCGCCACCGGGGTGAGCCGGCCGGTCCGGCCGACCTGGACGACCACGTCCCGGACCGTCGTGTGCTCGCTGCGGGCGGGGAACTTGTAGGCGAACGCCCAGCGGGGCGCTCGCGAGGTGGCGCCCAGCTCCTCGCAGGCGTCGGTGTCGTCGACGGAGATCACGACGCCGTCGATCTCGTAGTCCAGATCGTCGCGTTCGTCCAGCCGGGCGTCGCGGTAGTCGATGGCGGCCTCGATGTCCGGTTTCAGGTCGGTCTTCTCGCAGACGCGGAGCCCCCACTCGGGAAGGGTCTCGTGCATCTCCCAGCGGGTGTCGAACTCCGTTCCGGCGAGGGTGTCGAAGAAGAACACGGAGAGCGGGCGCTCCGCCGTCACGGACGGGTCCAGTTGCCGGAGCGTCCCGGCGGCGGCGTTGCGGGGGTTGGCGAAGGGGTCGTCGCCCCGTTCGACGAGCTCGCGGTTGTACTCCTGGAACGCTGGCTTGGGCATGTACACCTCGCCGCGAACCGCGAGGAAGTCGGGGTGGTCGCCCCGGAGGCGCTGGGGGACGCTGGGGATGGTGCGGACGTTCTCGGTCACGTCGTCGCCCGCCTGACCGTCGCCGCGGGTGGCCGCCCGCTGGAAGACGCCGTCCTCGTAGACGACCTCGACGGAGAGGCCGTCGAACTTCGGCTCGCAGTAGTACTCGAGTTCGCCCGCCCAGTCGGCCGATTCGAGCCCCTGCCGGACGCGGCGGTCGAACTCCCGGACTGCCTCGGCCTCGCCGCCCTGGTCGATCGAGCGCATGGGCGCGACGTGTTCCACGTCGGGGAGTTCGTCGCGGGGCGCACCGCCGACGCGCCGGGTCGGGCTGTCCTCGGTGCGGACGTCGAACTTCTCCTCGAGGTCGCGCAGTCGGGAAAAGAGAGCGTCGTAGGCGCGGTCGTCGATAGCGGGGTCGTTCTCGACGTAGTAGCGGTGGTCGTGGTAGCGGATCGCCTCGCGGAGCCGCTCGGCCTGGACCGCGGCGTCGGCCTCGGTCAGGGCCTCGACCGGGTCGAAGTCGGTCGGCGGCTCGTCGAGATAGGGGTTGTCCGCGGGCGGGTCGGCCGCGTCGTCGCTCATTGCACCTCTCTCGCGGCGGCACCCTCTTTGAAGGTTCGGTGCGAGGTCACCGACCCGCGCGGGCGGCCTCGGGAGCGGTCACTCCCCGGCGCTCACTTTCCAGGTCGTGCTCGACGAGCGACCCCACTGCTCGATGGTCACGTCGTCGGTGCGGTCGGCGAGGATGCCCATGTTGATCCCCACCTCCTTCGACGAGAGGTCCAGGTCGTCGGCGACGTACTTGGCCTTCAGGTAGGCGGTCCCGTCGACCCGGTCGCACAGGTACGAGAGGAGTCGCGCCTGCGTCTCGGACAGCGAGGGCCTCGCGATCGACCCGTTCCGGCCGGCTGGCGTGGGCATGGTCGAGCGAACGACGCGCCGACACATCGTTATGCGCCGTATTCCGTCCGGAAAGCGGGGTGTTCTCCGACGACCGGGAACGCGGTCAGTCGCCGCGGGCGGCGCCCGGGCGGTCGGGTTCGGCATCCGGTCGCACGGCGTCGAGCAGCTCGTCGCCGGCGTCGTCGACCTCGATCGCGTCGACGTTGGCGAACAGGAAGCCGGCGAACCCGACGCGGATCAGCAGGTCCATGTACGCCCCCACGGTGCTGACGACGAACTCGTCGAACACCTGCGCGACCGAGAGCAGGGTGAACGCGATGAGCATCCCGATCAGGAAGAGGAGGAGGTTCCGCGCCTTCCAGTGGAGGAGGCGCTGCCGGTCGGGGAGTCGTTGAGCGCGCTCCCAGACCCGGCCGAGCAGGAGGTACGCGAACAGGACTTGCCCGACGATCATCACGAACAGGCCGACGATCCCGGCGGTGCCGCCGAGGATCACTCCGCCGTTGAACGCGACGACCTGGACCACCGGGACGACGACGAAGACGCCGACCATTCGGCGGGATTCGCCGGCGAGCAGGGCCGTTATCCCCCACAGTACGGAGTAGGCGATCAGGTCGTCGGCTATCCCCGGCGCGTCGAGACTGGTTCCGCCGATGTCAGTACCGACACCGAGCGCGATCAGCACCGTCGCGACCAGCGAGACGCCGAGGACGACCAGGACGGGATAACAGTACTGTCTCCGGGACGCCGAGATCTCCCGGAGCCAACCGAGCAGGACGACGAGCGCGACGGCCTGCACGGCGGCCGAGGCCCAGAAGACGACCGACGACTCAATCATCGTCGCCCCCCGCGAGCGAGACGGCGCCCGGTCCCGTCCCGTCGCCGGCCGCGCCCGCCTCGTCGCGCGTCTCGAACTCGGCGAGGCGGTCGAGCAGGTCGTCGGTCCGCGTGGAGAGGTCGTCGGCGCGCTCGCGCACGCCGGCCATCGTCTCGGCGGTCTCGGCGGCGGTGTCGGCCAGTTCGTGCGAACGGTCGGCGACGCGGCGGGCGACCTCGCCGACGGAGTCGACGGTCGCGGCGACCTCCTCGGTGGCGGCGGCGCCGTCGTCGGTGGCGCGGGCGATCTCGCCCATCGCGGCGTCGACGTCGTCGACGGTGTCGGTCAGCGAGTCAAGCGTCTCGCCGACGCCGGTCACCGTGTCGACGCTCGCGTCGATCCGGTCGCGGGTCCGGTCCATCTCGCCGGTCACGTCGTCGACGTCGGCCCGTGCCCCCTCGACGATGGCCTCGATCTCGTCGATGGCGTCCTGGGTCTCCTCGGCGAGCTGCTTGACCTCGTCGGCGACGACGGCGAACCCGTCGCCGCCAACGTCCGCGTGGGAGGCCTCGATGTTGGCGTTCAGCGCGAGGATGTTGGTCTGCTCGGCGATGTCGTCGATGATGCCGGTCGTCGCCGCCACCTCGTCCATCCGGTCGTCGAGTTCGGTGACCAGCCGGTCGAGTTCGTCGACCGTCTCCTCGACGGTCTGGATGGCCGCGATGGCCTCCTCGGCGCGCTCGGCGCCGGTCGCGCCGACGTCGGAGGCCTCGGCGGCCTGGTCGGCGATCTCGTCGGTCGTCGCGGCGACCTCCTCGATCGTCGCCGAGAGGTCGTCGACCTCGGCGACGGCGC
The window above is part of the Halosimplex rubrum genome. Proteins encoded here:
- a CDS encoding ABC transporter ATP-binding protein, with product MPAIELDGVAKRFDDVTALRGVDMTVEDGDVFGFLGPNGAGKTTTIDILLDFVRPTAGSAEVLGMDAREDSEAIRERLGVLPEGYDLYDRLTGRHHIEFVGEAKRADPDPEAIAERVGLDREDLDRTVEGYSRGMAQRLALGMALVGEPDLLILDEPSSGLDPNGARLMRRIVREENERGATVFFSSHILGQVEAVCDRVAILQDGEVIAVDTVEGLREATDTGTRLVVSVAPDDIEAAADAARDVDAVEDAAVEGDDLVVTVDSDAKMTVLTAIEDAGVAVDDFETEEASLEDLFAAYTDAGADAAPAATAGGGSDADADGDDGDDADDADGGAEGEADGEDGGEDR
- a CDS encoding ABC transporter permease subunit gives rise to the protein MSADSGNESGGLDGALRDAFDWYPVAKKEFRDAIRSKGLWVLSFLFTALFVIPAARNWWTLRGAQQVPRRLQEFGLQTAISRPYLDIVTLLVPIVVIFAAYAAVSDERTSGSLKVLLSLPFSRRDVIVGKVVGRSAVVGVPLLAALGLTGLFFAVSPFTFKIGVFAWFVLFTVAFTLVFTAFVVSISGAMSTNLRSLAGAGIVYFYLSFGWNALANSIGDVLANYAGIEGALRWQIVLFVKLLSPTQAYKTLTNSMLGEGAGAATTARYGMFQQSQEAMSTICGGVLGGTPSVRQTMFGNQTVCEAGGSGVPFYFSDPAVFASFLVWIGLAAAISYYTFDRVDL
- the ligA gene encoding NAD-dependent DNA ligase LigA; translation: MSDDAADPPADNPYLDEPPTDFDPVEALTEADAAVQAERLREAIRYHDHRYYVENDPAIDDRAYDALFSRLRDLEEKFDVRTEDSPTRRVGGAPRDELPDVEHVAPMRSIDQGGEAEAVREFDRRVRQGLESADWAGELEYYCEPKFDGLSVEVVYEDGVFQRAATRGDGQAGDDVTENVRTIPSVPQRLRGDHPDFLAVRGEVYMPKPAFQEYNRELVERGDDPFANPRNAAAGTLRQLDPSVTAERPLSVFFFDTLAGTEFDTRWEMHETLPEWGLRVCEKTDLKPDIEAAIDYRDARLDERDDLDYEIDGVVISVDDTDACEELGATSRAPRWAFAYKFPARSEHTTVRDVVVQVGRTGRLTPVALMDPVEVGGVTVSRASLHNPAEIERLGVGIGDEVRVRRAGDVIPEVAEVTDADGDGHFAFPETCPVCASPVERDGPMAFCSGGLGCRAQRERSVQHYASRKGLDIEGVGEERVQQLLDAGLVADVADLYELTVEDLTDLEGWGARSAENLIAELDEAREPPLADFLTAIGIPEVGETVAASLARYFGTFDAVRAAGEDDLQAVEDVGPTVAAEIRDFFDSEANRDVLDRLLAHVDPREAETETGDALDGLTFVFTGSLDGYTRGDAQDLVERAGGSATSSVSSNTDFLVLGSNPGQTKRDDAAEHGVETLDGVEAFESKLREYGVEVGA
- a CDS encoding DUF7123 family protein — its product is MPTPAGRNGSIARPSLSETQARLLSYLCDRVDGTAYLKAKYVADDLDLSSKEVGINMGILADRTDDVTIEQWGRSSSTTWKVSAGE
- a CDS encoding bacteriorhodopsin, yielding MIESSVVFWASAAVQAVALVVLLGWLREISASRRQYCYPVLVVLGVSLVATVLIALGVGTDIGGTSLDAPGIADDLIAYSVLWGITALLAGESRRMVGVFVVVPVVQVVAFNGGVILGGTAGIVGLFVMIVGQVLFAYLLLGRVWERAQRLPDRQRLLHWKARNLLLFLIGMLIAFTLLSVAQVFDEFVVSTVGAYMDLLIRVGFAGFLFANVDAIEVDDAGDELLDAVRPDAEPDRPGAARGD
- a CDS encoding methyl-accepting chemotaxis protein, with translation MNTATVSAIGNHYSRRIATAVALTGAATVALGAVFADHAASATGSAAGVSGIAGTLFVLVLNLGLLAIVLGGNAAVALRRLTDAAEAVEDGDLDASADVDRGDEFGRLATTFDSMRRSLGEAFDESDEAREEAERAREEAEAATEQAEAFNEELLDHAERIGDAMTAAAEGDFTRDLETDTDVDAVDRIADAYDEMTYGLSETVEEIRTFADRVKESSTTVAAESAEVQDLNERLAADIRELATDLEDQAEQLESAVAEVDDLSATIEEVAATTDEIADQAAEASDVGATGAERAEEAIAAIQTVEETVDELDRLVTELDDRMDEVAATTGIIDDIAEQTNILALNANIEASHADVGGDGFAVVADEVKQLAEETQDAIDEIEAIVEGARADVDDVTGEMDRTRDRIDASVDTVTGVGETLDSLTDTVDDVDAAMGEIARATDDGAAATEEVAATVDSVGEVARRVADRSHELADTAAETAETMAGVRERADDLSTRTDDLLDRLAEFETRDEAGAAGDGTGPGAVSLAGGDDD